One genomic segment of Tubulanus polymorphus chromosome 4, tnTubPoly1.2, whole genome shotgun sequence includes these proteins:
- the LOC141904470 gene encoding uncharacterized protein LOC141904470 produces the protein MYSRTSRKALFSFILTDPEGNNVDKPSSTHARAEPLWTEAEIDLFWRVIRQYMWKLVTGGSPLSVATVVLDACSKEDCLQLSEFLMDVRQLMWTGKYSVAVSNLRALTRYFVDLHSYFYSASTPDEELVTLEAIFKNRLIRKRRRGSASSMPNGVLASNERKHEEVLPTMLLRTQRSSSYPSRNTQCVMAYTRRFVACFLFCSFVYVTGKDFNFVKRGPNEAENKKLEDLFGKLRLGTKSKRISPTAPPANNGGVSQQKLAATSGRSGDVKTQQAAKNNNKINHSTTGNIAKNAGSLSKENMTSSTLNKTIAPPTCLYNLTWNSDVIHFGCLKTCDYPNGCTKQGKTILKTTGGCDCPDGLLWDIEVGKCVPPALCPRKLCFCSGFGGLHYRTYDGWYLHHTGRCTYLLSETTHMSANDSCYHRITGRNTKIENLDSQTSWVDHINIKIGRLKEWIRLLKGNMIQIGNQTFRDISHIPAHYAVDLGIIFNQTDASQTLMEDTLCGLWVSYGNYRFTIKSRHHAGKLRGICGDCNDNPVDDYKRCDTGKVEPESDHQTESFGDSCRVVDPEFDGDTNCTTVPWDWSKNGGGKAVKALSEGSLTCADLNEVKTLKQCMTSLPYYTKKEINFACVRDQWGIRSPRQAKYVVCAAIDQIEHECMSRGSVHVRRNLLCNADKLCTGNRYLSPTVKVGCQKTCTSLANKKTCKGDIDVGCDCPEGYLWHGYNRTCIPDNSCGERCGENVCGPGLKCFPTFNICVASDAIPWTPIGKDIDTPLDHPENRPAWHWKVIEERRKERQKQLLELAKRAKAAANGDKTAGTATDAASVTAKSTATGTAADTSAGTVQAKETDELLKKDLRPLFPWLKPVFPFWSMPFGLRPPVSQTGRNPFTRHNIGNFINGIFNSFPQIPKTKG, from the exons ATGTATTCGAGAACTTCGAGAAAAGCTTTGTTCAGTTTCATTTTAACCGATCCCGAGGGAAACAACGTCGATAAACCGTCATCGACGCACGCACGAGCAGAACCGCTGTGGACGGAAGCGGAAATAGACCTGTTCTGGAGAGTTATACGACAGTATATGTGGAAACTGGTGACCGGCGGTTCTCCTCTTTCGGTGGCTACAGTCGTATTGGATGCTTGCAGTAAGGAAGATTGCTTGCAGCTCAGTGAGTTTTTGATGGACGTCCGGCAGTTGATGTGGACAGGTAAATACAGCGTGGCCGTGTCTAACTTGCGCGCACTGACGCGATATTTCGTCGATTTACACTCGTATTTCTATTCGGCGTCTACCCCCGACGAGGAGCTGGTAACTCTGGAAGCGATCTTCAAGAATAGATTGATTCGGAAACG ACGTCGTGGAAGCGCTTCGTCGATGCCAAACGGTGTTCTAGCATCGAATGAAAGGAAACACGAAGAGGTACTACCGACAATGTTGCTCCGCACTCAACGAAGCAGCAGTTATCCG AGTCGAAATACACAATGCGTTATGGCGTACACAAGACGTTTCGTGgcttgttttttgttttgttcattCGTTTATGTTACTGGAAAGGACTTTAACTTCGTGAAGAGGGGTCCGAATGAGGcagaaaataagaaattagaagatttattCGGCAAACTTCGCCTAGGAACCAAATCGAAGAGAATATCGCCTACGGCACCACCCGCGAACAACGGAGGCGTATCGCAGCAGAAACTGGCGGCGACTAGCGGGAGATCGGGTGACGTAAAAACGCAGCAAGCtgcaaaaaacaacaacaagatAAACCATTCGACGACGGGTAACATTGCAAAAAATGCTGGGTCACTGTCGAAGGAAAACATGACAAGTTCAACATTGAACAAAACCATAGCAC CGCCGACATGTCTGTACAATCTCACCTGGAACAGCGATGTTATACATTTCGGTTGTTTGAAGACGTGCGATTATCCGAACGGTTGTACGAAGCAGGGGAAAACCATACTGAAAACAACAGGAGGCTGTGATTGTCCTGATGGTCTGCTGTGGGATATCGAGGTGGGGAAATGTGTCCCGCCGGCTCTATGCC cCCGTAAGTTGTGCTTCTGTTCCGGTTTCGGCGGATTGCATTACAGGACCTACGACGGGTGGTACCTGCACCATACGGGACGATGCACGTATCTACTGTCTGAAACCACTCATATGTCGGCAAACGACAGCTGTTATCACAGAATTACTGGGAGAAATACCAAAATAGAGAATTTGGATTCTCAAACAAGTTGGGTCGATCacatcaatatcaaaatcggACGGTTAAAAGAATGGATTCGATTATTGAAAGGCAATATGATACAG attggAAATCAGACGTTTCGGGATATATCTCACATCCCGGCGCATTATGCCGTTGATCTGGGTATCATTTTTAATCAAACGGATGCCTCACAGACTCTTATGGAAGATACGCTGTGCGGTTTATGGGTGTCGTACGGTAACTACAGATTCACGATTAAGTCACGTCACCACGCTGGAAAACTGCGTGGAATTTGTGGCGACTGTAACGACAACCCTGTCGACGATTACAAACGCTGCGATACCGGGAAAGTGGAACCCGAGTCCGATCATCAAACTGAGAGCTTTGGGGACAGCTGTCGCGTCGTGGATCCCGAATTTGATGGGGATACCAA CTGTACAACTGTTCCGTGGGATTGGTCGAAGAATGGGGGCGGTAAGGCTGTAAAAGCCTTGAGTGAAGGGAGTTTGACTTGCGCCGATCTGAACGAAGTAAAAACTCTGAAGCAGTGTATGACCAGTTTACCGTACTACACAAAAAAGGAGATAAATTTCGCGTGTGTCAGAGACCAGTGGGGAATCAGATCACCGAGACAGGCGAAATACGTCGTCTGCGCAGCCATAGATCAGATTGAGCATGAGTGTATGTCACGTGGTAGCGTACATGTACGAAGGAATTTATTGTGTA ACGCGGACAAGCTATGCACTGGTAACAGGTATCTGTCACCGACGGTGAAAGTCGGATGTCAAAAGACTTGCACATCTCTGGCAAATAAGAAAACTTGCAAAGGAGACATAGACGTTGGCTGCGACTGCCCGGAGGGATATCTATGGCATGGATACAATCGGACTTGCATTCCAGATAACAGCTGTG GGGAACGTTGCGGT GAAAATGTCTGTGGCCCTGGCCTGAAATGCTTCCCTACATTCAACATTTGTGTAGCGTCAG ATGCCATACCTTGGACACCTATTGGTAAAGATATCGATACGCCTCTTGATCACCCAGAAAATCGTCCTGCCTGGCATTGGAAAGTCATTGAAGAGCGACGTAAAGAACGCCAGAAACAACTGCTGGAACTGGCAAAACGGGCTAAAGCAGCGGCGAATGGGGACAAAACTGCTGGTACTGCGACAGACGCTGCTAGTGTTACTGCGAAAAGTACTGCTACTGGTACCGCCGCTGACACTTCTGCTGGTACGGTTCAAGCGAAGGAGACTGATGAACTGTTAAAGAAGGATCTAAGGCCCCTATTCCCATGGTTGAAGCCGGTATTTCCCTTTTGGTCCATGCCGTTTGGTCTGCGTCCGCCTGTAAGCCAAACCGGTCGTAATCCATTCACTCGACATAACATTGGGAATTTTATTAATGGCATATTCAATAGTTTCCCCCAAATCCCCAAAACGAAAGGTTGA
- the LOC141904471 gene encoding QRFP-like peptide receptor, translating into MALNEAEFDCRLFEFVNISRDGCVPYFDLSDQPYPSTMEPLPPWETAFKIIVYLFLIPFSFFGNIIVVCIVIFNKNMRGTTNIYIANLALGDFLMACCPMWVNLVEGITRQWNLGETICKIFPFVQVTMMCCSVFTMTAIACDRFFAVMFPLKTRSTTRNVGVIITIIWILSITLGLPMIPGYQLRQRKWNNNEESFCNEEFAWLLCEKDICEFKRLQTLYRKIYWIVVCAVANWLPMVIMQTGYLAIAVVMYRRNRMLPNHRRGSGSSKNTHCTVQERSLRKVLRMLFIVLVTFMFCWVPSQISTVYSLYRPDVEKEVKSWFLGFRYGAMVLAHANSALNPIIYAGLSENFRKGFLRFIVCWKKNEPHDRLTTQKTRSSLLAPVSSSQNQQRQGSIDGGGQHVVNRTDPSKQLCPNSRRTGERNKRIDGPEMVPLASEMNETLRMQSLYD; encoded by the exons ATGGCGCTGAACGAAGCCGAATTCGATTGCCGGCTTTTCGAATTCGTGAATATATCCAGAGATGGATGTGTGCCGTACTTCGACTTGTCCGACCAACCGTATCCGAGCACAATGGAGCCGTTACCACCGTGGGAAACCGCATTTAAGATAATcgtatatttgtttttgattcctttttcatttttcggaaATATCATCGTCGTTTGTATAGTGATCTTTAATAAAAACATGCGCGGCACAACTAACATTTACATCGCGAATTTGGCTCTCGGGGATTTTCTGATGGCATGTTGTCCGATGTGGGTGAATTTAGTGGAGGGCATAACTCGTCAGTGGAACCTCGGAGAAACGATCTGCAAAATATTCCCGTTCGTACAAG taacgaTGATGTGTTGCAGCGTTTTTACTATGACCGCGATAGCGTGCGACCGTTTCTTCGCCGTCATGTTTCCTCTGAAGACCAGATCGACGACCCGAAACGTCGGTGTGATAATCACTATAATTTGGATTTTGTCGATAACTTTGGGCTTGCCGATGATTCCCGGCTATCAACTGCGACAAAGAAAGTGGAACAATAACGAGGAAAGTTTTTGTAACGAGGAGTTTGCCTGGCTGCTCTGCGAGAAGGATATTTGCGAATTTAAACGGTTGCAGACTTTGTACAGAAAGATTTACTGGATTGTAGTTTGCGCCGTAGCGAACTGGTTACCGATGGTCATTATGCAAACCGGCTATCTAGCTATTGCAGTAGTGATGTACAGACGAAACCGAATGTTACCAAATCACCGACGAGGATCCGGGAGCAGTAAAAATACCCATTGTACCGTTCAGGAACGCTCTTTGAGAAAG GTGCTGCGGATGCTATTTATAGTACTGGTTACGTTCATGTTCTGCTGGGTTCCATCCCAAATAAGTACAGTATATAGTCTATACAGACCCGACGTCGAAAAAGAG GTGAAATCATGGTTTCTCGGTTTTCGTTACGGAGCGATGGTGCTTGCGCACGCCAACAGTGCTCTTAATCCCATCATATACGCCGGATTGAGCGAAAACTTCCGAAAGGGGTTTCTACGTTTCATCGTCTGCTGGAAGAAGAACGAACCGCACGATAG ATTGACGACACAGAAAACAAGGAGCTCATTACTGGCACCGGTATCCAGCagccaaaatcaacagcgTCAAGGATCTATCGACGGCGGTGGACAACATGTTGTCAACCGAACGGATCCGTCAAAACAGTTGTGCCCGAACAGCAGAAGAACGGGCGAACGCAATAAGAGAATTGACGGCCCTGAAATGGTTCCTTTGGCTTCAGAAATGAACGAAACTCTAAGGATGCAGTCCTTGTACGATTGA